The following are encoded in a window of Carassius auratus strain Wakin chromosome 6, ASM336829v1, whole genome shotgun sequence genomic DNA:
- the LOC113105134 gene encoding complement decay-accelerating factor-like isoform X6, with protein MTSVKAWSLLLLPFSLVSMGKAECPVPSMNGKFVLSLESILKNSFADDSEALLECAKGYERDKGPTSITCVNGVWSEVKLICKKVDCGQPKPSPHMTYSIRDGTLFGAYIQPVCETGYDLEGSSHRQCLVSGWSGKAECILSECDFPDPIEHGERFGPENPVFNDVITYSCNDKYTLVGNSSITCGEYGEYSSPPPICIVMTTPTEASTTTNKATTTDTTTVSTRSHVIITLTKASTTTNKATTTDMTTASNRSHGRIVEKPTNGSSIAGIVGICIVVICIVVIFAGIVVICILGIVVVVVAVVIWKYLKQRGSYDTGEELRAKEDLLLIQSV; from the exons ATGACAAGTGTGAAGGCTTGGTCACTGCTTCTACTGCCGTTTTCTCTGGTCTCTATGGGTAAAG CAGAGTGTCCAGTTCCTTCTATGAATGGCAAATTTGTCTTGTCACTGGAATCCATACTGAAGAATAGCTTCGCAGACGATTCAGAAGCGCTTTTGGAATGTGCTAAAGGATATGAGAGAGATAAAGGTCCAACTTCAATTACCTGTGTGAACGGGGTCTGGAGTGAAGTGAAATTAATCTGCAAAA AGGTAGATTGTGGACAACCTAAACCTTCACCACATATGACCTACTCCATCCGTGATGGAACATTGTTTGGTGCCTACATACAACCCGTATGTGAGACAGG ATATGATCTGGAAGGATCAAGCCACAGGCAATGTCTTGTTTCTGGCTGGAGTGGAAAAGCTGAATGTATAT TGTCAGAATGCGATTTTCCTGATCCAATTGAGCATGGAGAGAGGTTTGGACCTGAGAATCCTGTGTTTAATGATGTCATTACATATTCGTGCAATGATAAGTACACCCTCGTTGGCAACAGCTCCATTACATGTGGTGAATACGGGGAGTATAGTTCACCGCCTCCAATATGCATTG tcatgaCAACACCGACAGAAGCAAGCACTACCACAAACAAAGCCacaacaacagacacaacaacagtCTCCACCCGTTCACATG TTATCATAACATTGACAAAAGCAAGCACTACCACAAACAAAGCCACAACGACAGACATGACAACAGCCTCCAACCGTTCACATG GAAGAATTGTAGAAAAGCCCACTAATGGCTCTTCAA TTGCAGGTATCGTGGGGATCT GTATCGTGGTGATCT GTATCGTGGTGATCT TTGCAGGTATCGTGGTGATCT GTATCTTGGGGATAGTTGTCGTTGTCGTTGCCG TTGTGATTtggaaatatttaaaacaaagagG TTCATACGATACTGGTGAAGAACTGAGGGCAAAAGAAGATTTATTACTAATTCAAAGTGTCTAA
- the LOC113105134 gene encoding complement decay-accelerating factor-like isoform X3: MTSVKAWSLLLLPFSLVSMGKAECPVPSMNGKFVLSLESILKNSFADDSEALLECAKGYERDKGPTSITCVNGVWSEVKLICKKVDCGQPKPSPHMTYSIRDGTLFGAYIQPVCETGYDLEGSSHRQCLVSGWSGKAECILSECDFPDPIEHGERFGPENPVFNDVITYSCNDKYTLVGNSSITCGEYGEYSSPPPICIVMTTPTEASTTTNKATTTDTTTVSTRSHGEEEILEKIIIITLTKASTTTNKATTTDMTTASNRSHGRIVEKPTNGSSSIVGICIVVICIVVIFAGIVVICILGIVVVVVAVVIWKYLKQRGSYDTGEELRAKEDLLLIQSV; this comes from the exons ATGACAAGTGTGAAGGCTTGGTCACTGCTTCTACTGCCGTTTTCTCTGGTCTCTATGGGTAAAG CAGAGTGTCCAGTTCCTTCTATGAATGGCAAATTTGTCTTGTCACTGGAATCCATACTGAAGAATAGCTTCGCAGACGATTCAGAAGCGCTTTTGGAATGTGCTAAAGGATATGAGAGAGATAAAGGTCCAACTTCAATTACCTGTGTGAACGGGGTCTGGAGTGAAGTGAAATTAATCTGCAAAA AGGTAGATTGTGGACAACCTAAACCTTCACCACATATGACCTACTCCATCCGTGATGGAACATTGTTTGGTGCCTACATACAACCCGTATGTGAGACAGG ATATGATCTGGAAGGATCAAGCCACAGGCAATGTCTTGTTTCTGGCTGGAGTGGAAAAGCTGAATGTATAT TGTCAGAATGCGATTTTCCTGATCCAATTGAGCATGGAGAGAGGTTTGGACCTGAGAATCCTGTGTTTAATGATGTCATTACATATTCGTGCAATGATAAGTACACCCTCGTTGGCAACAGCTCCATTACATGTGGTGAATACGGGGAGTATAGTTCACCGCCTCCAATATGCATTG tcatgaCAACACCGACAGAAGCAAGCACTACCACAAACAAAGCCacaacaacagacacaacaacagtCTCCACCCGTTCACATG GGGAGGAAGAAATACTGGAGAAAATAA TTATCATAACATTGACAAAAGCAAGCACTACCACAAACAAAGCCACAACGACAGACATGACAACAGCCTCCAACCGTTCACATG GAAGAATTGTAGAAAAGCCCACTAATGGCTCTTCAA GTATCGTGGGGATCT GTATCGTGGTGATCT GTATCGTGGTGATCT TTGCAGGTATCGTGGTGATCT GTATCTTGGGGATAGTTGTCGTTGTCGTTGCCG TTGTGATTtggaaatatttaaaacaaagagG TTCATACGATACTGGTGAAGAACTGAGGGCAAAAGAAGATTTATTACTAATTCAAAGTGTCTAA
- the LOC113105134 gene encoding complement decay-accelerating factor-like isoform X7: MTSVKAWSLLLLPFSLVSMGKAECPVPSMNGKFVLSLESILKNSFADDSEALLECAKGYERDKGPTSITCVNGVWSEVKLICKKVDCGQPKPSPHMTYSIRDGTLFGAYIQPVCETGYDLEGSSHRQCLVSGWSGKAECILSECDFPDPIEHGERFGPENPVFNDVITYSCNDKYTLVGNSSITCGEYGEYSSPPPICIVMTTPTEASTTTNKATTTDTTTVSTRSHGEEEILEKIIIITLTKASTTTNKATTTDMTTASNRSHGRIVEKPTNGSSIAGIVGICIVVIFAGIVVIFAGIVVIFVIWKYLKQRGSYDTGEELRAKEDLLLIQSV, translated from the exons ATGACAAGTGTGAAGGCTTGGTCACTGCTTCTACTGCCGTTTTCTCTGGTCTCTATGGGTAAAG CAGAGTGTCCAGTTCCTTCTATGAATGGCAAATTTGTCTTGTCACTGGAATCCATACTGAAGAATAGCTTCGCAGACGATTCAGAAGCGCTTTTGGAATGTGCTAAAGGATATGAGAGAGATAAAGGTCCAACTTCAATTACCTGTGTGAACGGGGTCTGGAGTGAAGTGAAATTAATCTGCAAAA AGGTAGATTGTGGACAACCTAAACCTTCACCACATATGACCTACTCCATCCGTGATGGAACATTGTTTGGTGCCTACATACAACCCGTATGTGAGACAGG ATATGATCTGGAAGGATCAAGCCACAGGCAATGTCTTGTTTCTGGCTGGAGTGGAAAAGCTGAATGTATAT TGTCAGAATGCGATTTTCCTGATCCAATTGAGCATGGAGAGAGGTTTGGACCTGAGAATCCTGTGTTTAATGATGTCATTACATATTCGTGCAATGATAAGTACACCCTCGTTGGCAACAGCTCCATTACATGTGGTGAATACGGGGAGTATAGTTCACCGCCTCCAATATGCATTG tcatgaCAACACCGACAGAAGCAAGCACTACCACAAACAAAGCCacaacaacagacacaacaacagtCTCCACCCGTTCACATG GGGAGGAAGAAATACTGGAGAAAATAA TTATCATAACATTGACAAAAGCAAGCACTACCACAAACAAAGCCACAACGACAGACATGACAACAGCCTCCAACCGTTCACATG GAAGAATTGTAGAAAAGCCCACTAATGGCTCTTCAA TTGCAGGTATCGTGGGGATCT GTATCGTGGTGATCT TTGCAGGTATCGTGGTGATCT TTGCAGGTATCGTGGTGATCT TTGTGATTtggaaatatttaaaacaaagagG TTCATACGATACTGGTGAAGAACTGAGGGCAAAAGAAGATTTATTACTAATTCAAAGTGTCTAA
- the LOC113105134 gene encoding complement decay-accelerating factor-like isoform X17 encodes MTSVKAWSLLLLPFSLVSMGKAECPVPSMNGKFVLSLESILKNSFADDSEALLECAKGYERDKGPTSITCVNGVWSEVKLICKKVDCGQPKPSPHMTYSIRDGTLFGAYIQPVCETGYDLEGSSHRQCLVSGWSGKAECILSECDFPDPIEHGERFGPENPVFNDVITYSCNDKYTLVGNSSITCGEYGEYSSPPPICIVMTTPTEASTTTNKATTTDTTTVSTRSHGEEEILEKIIIITLTKASTTTNKATTTDMTTASNRSHGRIVEKPTNGSSIAGIVGIFAGIVVIFVIWKYLKQRGSYDTGEELRAKEDLLLIQSV; translated from the exons ATGACAAGTGTGAAGGCTTGGTCACTGCTTCTACTGCCGTTTTCTCTGGTCTCTATGGGTAAAG CAGAGTGTCCAGTTCCTTCTATGAATGGCAAATTTGTCTTGTCACTGGAATCCATACTGAAGAATAGCTTCGCAGACGATTCAGAAGCGCTTTTGGAATGTGCTAAAGGATATGAGAGAGATAAAGGTCCAACTTCAATTACCTGTGTGAACGGGGTCTGGAGTGAAGTGAAATTAATCTGCAAAA AGGTAGATTGTGGACAACCTAAACCTTCACCACATATGACCTACTCCATCCGTGATGGAACATTGTTTGGTGCCTACATACAACCCGTATGTGAGACAGG ATATGATCTGGAAGGATCAAGCCACAGGCAATGTCTTGTTTCTGGCTGGAGTGGAAAAGCTGAATGTATAT TGTCAGAATGCGATTTTCCTGATCCAATTGAGCATGGAGAGAGGTTTGGACCTGAGAATCCTGTGTTTAATGATGTCATTACATATTCGTGCAATGATAAGTACACCCTCGTTGGCAACAGCTCCATTACATGTGGTGAATACGGGGAGTATAGTTCACCGCCTCCAATATGCATTG tcatgaCAACACCGACAGAAGCAAGCACTACCACAAACAAAGCCacaacaacagacacaacaacagtCTCCACCCGTTCACATG GGGAGGAAGAAATACTGGAGAAAATAA TTATCATAACATTGACAAAAGCAAGCACTACCACAAACAAAGCCACAACGACAGACATGACAACAGCCTCCAACCGTTCACATG GAAGAATTGTAGAAAAGCCCACTAATGGCTCTTCAA TTGCAGGTATCGTGGGGATCT TTGCAGGTATCGTGGTGATCT TTGTGATTtggaaatatttaaaacaaagagG TTCATACGATACTGGTGAAGAACTGAGGGCAAAAGAAGATTTATTACTAATTCAAAGTGTCTAA
- the LOC113105134 gene encoding complement decay-accelerating factor-like isoform X15, with product MTSVKAWSLLLLPFSLVSMGKAECPVPSMNGKFVLSLESILKNSFADDSEALLECAKGYERDKGPTSITCVNGVWSEVKLICKKVDCGQPKPSPHMTYSIRDGTLFGAYIQPVCETGYDLEGSSHRQCLVSGWSGKAECILSECDFPDPIEHGERFGPENPVFNDVITYSCNDKYTLVGNSSITCGEYGEYSSPPPICIVMTTPTEASTTTNKATTTDTTTVSTRSHGEEEILEKIIIITLTKASTTTNKATTTDMTTASNRSHGRIVEKPTNGSSIAGIVGIFAGIVVIFAGIVVIFVIWKYLKQRGSYDTGEELRAKEDLLLIQSV from the exons ATGACAAGTGTGAAGGCTTGGTCACTGCTTCTACTGCCGTTTTCTCTGGTCTCTATGGGTAAAG CAGAGTGTCCAGTTCCTTCTATGAATGGCAAATTTGTCTTGTCACTGGAATCCATACTGAAGAATAGCTTCGCAGACGATTCAGAAGCGCTTTTGGAATGTGCTAAAGGATATGAGAGAGATAAAGGTCCAACTTCAATTACCTGTGTGAACGGGGTCTGGAGTGAAGTGAAATTAATCTGCAAAA AGGTAGATTGTGGACAACCTAAACCTTCACCACATATGACCTACTCCATCCGTGATGGAACATTGTTTGGTGCCTACATACAACCCGTATGTGAGACAGG ATATGATCTGGAAGGATCAAGCCACAGGCAATGTCTTGTTTCTGGCTGGAGTGGAAAAGCTGAATGTATAT TGTCAGAATGCGATTTTCCTGATCCAATTGAGCATGGAGAGAGGTTTGGACCTGAGAATCCTGTGTTTAATGATGTCATTACATATTCGTGCAATGATAAGTACACCCTCGTTGGCAACAGCTCCATTACATGTGGTGAATACGGGGAGTATAGTTCACCGCCTCCAATATGCATTG tcatgaCAACACCGACAGAAGCAAGCACTACCACAAACAAAGCCacaacaacagacacaacaacagtCTCCACCCGTTCACATG GGGAGGAAGAAATACTGGAGAAAATAA TTATCATAACATTGACAAAAGCAAGCACTACCACAAACAAAGCCACAACGACAGACATGACAACAGCCTCCAACCGTTCACATG GAAGAATTGTAGAAAAGCCCACTAATGGCTCTTCAA TTGCAGGTATCGTGGGGATCT TTGCAGGTATCGTGGTGATCT TTGCAGGTATCGTGGTGATCT TTGTGATTtggaaatatttaaaacaaagagG TTCATACGATACTGGTGAAGAACTGAGGGCAAAAGAAGATTTATTACTAATTCAAAGTGTCTAA
- the LOC113105134 gene encoding complement decay-accelerating factor-like isoform X14 codes for MTSVKAWSLLLLPFSLVSMGKAECPVPSMNGKFVLSLESILKNSFADDSEALLECAKGYERDKGPTSITCVNGVWSEVKLICKKVDCGQPKPSPHMTYSIRDGTLFGAYIQPVCETGYDLEGSSHRQCLVSGWSGKAECILSECDFPDPIEHGERFGPENPVFNDVITYSCNDKYTLVGNSSITCGEYGEYSSPPPICIVMTTPTEASTTTNKATTTDTTTVSTRSHGEEEILEKIIIITLTKASTTTNKATTTDMTTASNRSHGRIVEKPTNGSSSIVGICIVVICIVVIFAGIVVIFVIWKYLKQRGSYDTGEELRAKEDLLLIQSV; via the exons ATGACAAGTGTGAAGGCTTGGTCACTGCTTCTACTGCCGTTTTCTCTGGTCTCTATGGGTAAAG CAGAGTGTCCAGTTCCTTCTATGAATGGCAAATTTGTCTTGTCACTGGAATCCATACTGAAGAATAGCTTCGCAGACGATTCAGAAGCGCTTTTGGAATGTGCTAAAGGATATGAGAGAGATAAAGGTCCAACTTCAATTACCTGTGTGAACGGGGTCTGGAGTGAAGTGAAATTAATCTGCAAAA AGGTAGATTGTGGACAACCTAAACCTTCACCACATATGACCTACTCCATCCGTGATGGAACATTGTTTGGTGCCTACATACAACCCGTATGTGAGACAGG ATATGATCTGGAAGGATCAAGCCACAGGCAATGTCTTGTTTCTGGCTGGAGTGGAAAAGCTGAATGTATAT TGTCAGAATGCGATTTTCCTGATCCAATTGAGCATGGAGAGAGGTTTGGACCTGAGAATCCTGTGTTTAATGATGTCATTACATATTCGTGCAATGATAAGTACACCCTCGTTGGCAACAGCTCCATTACATGTGGTGAATACGGGGAGTATAGTTCACCGCCTCCAATATGCATTG tcatgaCAACACCGACAGAAGCAAGCACTACCACAAACAAAGCCacaacaacagacacaacaacagtCTCCACCCGTTCACATG GGGAGGAAGAAATACTGGAGAAAATAA TTATCATAACATTGACAAAAGCAAGCACTACCACAAACAAAGCCACAACGACAGACATGACAACAGCCTCCAACCGTTCACATG GAAGAATTGTAGAAAAGCCCACTAATGGCTCTTCAA GTATCGTGGGGATCT GTATCGTGGTGATCT GTATCGTGGTGATCT TTGCAGGTATCGTGGTGATCT TTGTGATTtggaaatatttaaaacaaagagG TTCATACGATACTGGTGAAGAACTGAGGGCAAAAGAAGATTTATTACTAATTCAAAGTGTCTAA
- the LOC113105134 gene encoding complement decay-accelerating factor-like isoform X11: MTSVKAWSLLLLPFSLVSMGKAECPVPSMNGKFVLSLESILKNSFADDSEALLECAKGYERDKGPTSITCVNGVWSEVKLICKKVDCGQPKPSPHMTYSIRDGTLFGAYIQPVCETGYDLEGSSHRQCLVSGWSGKAECILSECDFPDPIEHGERFGPENPVFNDVITYSCNDKYTLVGNSSITCGEYGEYSSPPPICIVMTTPTEASTTTNKATTTDTTTVSTRSHVIITLTKASTTTNKATTTDMTTASNRSHGRIVEKPTNGSSSIVGICIVVICIVVIFAGIVVICILGIVVVVVAVVIWKYLKQRGSYDTGEELRAKEDLLLIQSV, from the exons ATGACAAGTGTGAAGGCTTGGTCACTGCTTCTACTGCCGTTTTCTCTGGTCTCTATGGGTAAAG CAGAGTGTCCAGTTCCTTCTATGAATGGCAAATTTGTCTTGTCACTGGAATCCATACTGAAGAATAGCTTCGCAGACGATTCAGAAGCGCTTTTGGAATGTGCTAAAGGATATGAGAGAGATAAAGGTCCAACTTCAATTACCTGTGTGAACGGGGTCTGGAGTGAAGTGAAATTAATCTGCAAAA AGGTAGATTGTGGACAACCTAAACCTTCACCACATATGACCTACTCCATCCGTGATGGAACATTGTTTGGTGCCTACATACAACCCGTATGTGAGACAGG ATATGATCTGGAAGGATCAAGCCACAGGCAATGTCTTGTTTCTGGCTGGAGTGGAAAAGCTGAATGTATAT TGTCAGAATGCGATTTTCCTGATCCAATTGAGCATGGAGAGAGGTTTGGACCTGAGAATCCTGTGTTTAATGATGTCATTACATATTCGTGCAATGATAAGTACACCCTCGTTGGCAACAGCTCCATTACATGTGGTGAATACGGGGAGTATAGTTCACCGCCTCCAATATGCATTG tcatgaCAACACCGACAGAAGCAAGCACTACCACAAACAAAGCCacaacaacagacacaacaacagtCTCCACCCGTTCACATG TTATCATAACATTGACAAAAGCAAGCACTACCACAAACAAAGCCACAACGACAGACATGACAACAGCCTCCAACCGTTCACATG GAAGAATTGTAGAAAAGCCCACTAATGGCTCTTCAA GTATCGTGGGGATCT GTATCGTGGTGATCT GTATCGTGGTGATCT TTGCAGGTATCGTGGTGATCT GTATCTTGGGGATAGTTGTCGTTGTCGTTGCCG TTGTGATTtggaaatatttaaaacaaagagG TTCATACGATACTGGTGAAGAACTGAGGGCAAAAGAAGATTTATTACTAATTCAAAGTGTCTAA
- the LOC113105134 gene encoding complement decay-accelerating factor-like isoform X22: MTSVKAWSLLLLPFSLVSMGKAECPVPSMNGKFVLSLESILKNSFADDSEALLECAKGYERDKGPTSITCVNGVWSEVKLICKKVDCGQPKPSPHMTYSIRDGTLFGAYIQPVCETGYDLEGSSHRQCLVSGWSGKAECILSECDFPDPIEHGERFGPENPVFNDVITYSCNDKYTLVGNSSITCGEYGEYSSPPPICIVMTTPTEASTTTNKATTTDTTTVSTRSHGEEEILEKIIIITLTKASTTTNKATTTDMTTASNRSHGRIVEKPTNGSSIAGIVGICIVVICILGIVVVVVAVHTILVKN, from the exons ATGACAAGTGTGAAGGCTTGGTCACTGCTTCTACTGCCGTTTTCTCTGGTCTCTATGGGTAAAG CAGAGTGTCCAGTTCCTTCTATGAATGGCAAATTTGTCTTGTCACTGGAATCCATACTGAAGAATAGCTTCGCAGACGATTCAGAAGCGCTTTTGGAATGTGCTAAAGGATATGAGAGAGATAAAGGTCCAACTTCAATTACCTGTGTGAACGGGGTCTGGAGTGAAGTGAAATTAATCTGCAAAA AGGTAGATTGTGGACAACCTAAACCTTCACCACATATGACCTACTCCATCCGTGATGGAACATTGTTTGGTGCCTACATACAACCCGTATGTGAGACAGG ATATGATCTGGAAGGATCAAGCCACAGGCAATGTCTTGTTTCTGGCTGGAGTGGAAAAGCTGAATGTATAT TGTCAGAATGCGATTTTCCTGATCCAATTGAGCATGGAGAGAGGTTTGGACCTGAGAATCCTGTGTTTAATGATGTCATTACATATTCGTGCAATGATAAGTACACCCTCGTTGGCAACAGCTCCATTACATGTGGTGAATACGGGGAGTATAGTTCACCGCCTCCAATATGCATTG tcatgaCAACACCGACAGAAGCAAGCACTACCACAAACAAAGCCacaacaacagacacaacaacagtCTCCACCCGTTCACATG GGGAGGAAGAAATACTGGAGAAAATAA TTATCATAACATTGACAAAAGCAAGCACTACCACAAACAAAGCCACAACGACAGACATGACAACAGCCTCCAACCGTTCACATG GAAGAATTGTAGAAAAGCCCACTAATGGCTCTTCAA TTGCAGGTATCGTGGGGATCT GTATCGTGGTGATCT GTATCTTGGGGATAGTTGTCGTTGTCGTTGCCG TTCATACGATACTGGTGAAGAACTGA
- the LOC113105134 gene encoding complement decay-accelerating factor-like isoform X20, translating to MTSVKAWSLLLLPFSLVSMGKAECPVPSMNGKFVLSLESILKNSFADDSEALLECAKGYERDKGPTSITCVNGVWSEVKLICKKVDCGQPKPSPHMTYSIRDGTLFGAYIQPVCETGYDLEGSSHRQCLVSGWSGKAECILSECDFPDPIEHGERFGPENPVFNDVITYSCNDKYTLVGNSSITCGEYGEYSSPPPICIVMTTPTEASTTTNKATTTDTTTVSTRSHGEEEILEKIIIITLTKASTTTNKATTTDMTTASNRSHGRIVEKPTNGSSIAGIVGIFAGIVVICILGIVVVVVAVHTILVKN from the exons ATGACAAGTGTGAAGGCTTGGTCACTGCTTCTACTGCCGTTTTCTCTGGTCTCTATGGGTAAAG CAGAGTGTCCAGTTCCTTCTATGAATGGCAAATTTGTCTTGTCACTGGAATCCATACTGAAGAATAGCTTCGCAGACGATTCAGAAGCGCTTTTGGAATGTGCTAAAGGATATGAGAGAGATAAAGGTCCAACTTCAATTACCTGTGTGAACGGGGTCTGGAGTGAAGTGAAATTAATCTGCAAAA AGGTAGATTGTGGACAACCTAAACCTTCACCACATATGACCTACTCCATCCGTGATGGAACATTGTTTGGTGCCTACATACAACCCGTATGTGAGACAGG ATATGATCTGGAAGGATCAAGCCACAGGCAATGTCTTGTTTCTGGCTGGAGTGGAAAAGCTGAATGTATAT TGTCAGAATGCGATTTTCCTGATCCAATTGAGCATGGAGAGAGGTTTGGACCTGAGAATCCTGTGTTTAATGATGTCATTACATATTCGTGCAATGATAAGTACACCCTCGTTGGCAACAGCTCCATTACATGTGGTGAATACGGGGAGTATAGTTCACCGCCTCCAATATGCATTG tcatgaCAACACCGACAGAAGCAAGCACTACCACAAACAAAGCCacaacaacagacacaacaacagtCTCCACCCGTTCACATG GGGAGGAAGAAATACTGGAGAAAATAA TTATCATAACATTGACAAAAGCAAGCACTACCACAAACAAAGCCACAACGACAGACATGACAACAGCCTCCAACCGTTCACATG GAAGAATTGTAGAAAAGCCCACTAATGGCTCTTCAA TTGCAGGTATCGTGGGGATCT TTGCAGGTATCGTGGTGATCT GTATCTTGGGGATAGTTGTCGTTGTCGTTGCCG TTCATACGATACTGGTGAAGAACTGA
- the LOC113105134 gene encoding complement decay-accelerating factor-like isoform X19 has protein sequence MTSVKAWSLLLLPFSLVSMGKAECPVPSMNGKFVLSLESILKNSFADDSEALLECAKGYERDKGPTSITCVNGVWSEVKLICKKVDCGQPKPSPHMTYSIRDGTLFGAYIQPVCETGYDLEGSSHRQCLVSGWSGKAECILSECDFPDPIEHGERFGPENPVFNDVITYSCNDKYTLVGNSSITCGEYGEYSSPPPICIVMTTPTEASTTTNKATTTDTTTVSTRSHGEEEILEKIIIITLTKASTTTNKATTTDMTTASNRSHGRIVEKPTNGSSIAGIVGIFAGIVVIFAGIVVICILGIVVVVVAVHTILVKN, from the exons ATGACAAGTGTGAAGGCTTGGTCACTGCTTCTACTGCCGTTTTCTCTGGTCTCTATGGGTAAAG CAGAGTGTCCAGTTCCTTCTATGAATGGCAAATTTGTCTTGTCACTGGAATCCATACTGAAGAATAGCTTCGCAGACGATTCAGAAGCGCTTTTGGAATGTGCTAAAGGATATGAGAGAGATAAAGGTCCAACTTCAATTACCTGTGTGAACGGGGTCTGGAGTGAAGTGAAATTAATCTGCAAAA AGGTAGATTGTGGACAACCTAAACCTTCACCACATATGACCTACTCCATCCGTGATGGAACATTGTTTGGTGCCTACATACAACCCGTATGTGAGACAGG ATATGATCTGGAAGGATCAAGCCACAGGCAATGTCTTGTTTCTGGCTGGAGTGGAAAAGCTGAATGTATAT TGTCAGAATGCGATTTTCCTGATCCAATTGAGCATGGAGAGAGGTTTGGACCTGAGAATCCTGTGTTTAATGATGTCATTACATATTCGTGCAATGATAAGTACACCCTCGTTGGCAACAGCTCCATTACATGTGGTGAATACGGGGAGTATAGTTCACCGCCTCCAATATGCATTG tcatgaCAACACCGACAGAAGCAAGCACTACCACAAACAAAGCCacaacaacagacacaacaacagtCTCCACCCGTTCACATG GGGAGGAAGAAATACTGGAGAAAATAA TTATCATAACATTGACAAAAGCAAGCACTACCACAAACAAAGCCACAACGACAGACATGACAACAGCCTCCAACCGTTCACATG GAAGAATTGTAGAAAAGCCCACTAATGGCTCTTCAA TTGCAGGTATCGTGGGGATCT TTGCAGGTATCGTGGTGATCT TTGCAGGTATCGTGGTGATCT GTATCTTGGGGATAGTTGTCGTTGTCGTTGCCG TTCATACGATACTGGTGAAGAACTGA